Proteins from one Palaemon carinicauda isolate YSFRI2023 chromosome 26, ASM3689809v2, whole genome shotgun sequence genomic window:
- the LOC137619825 gene encoding uncharacterized protein, with protein sequence METKINYRIRKWKKDGILSDETASAMMAKGTQIGIMYGAPKIHKRGIPLRPILSAINTCSNDLSKHLVTKLAPLTIHEYTVKNTYEFVDLINSVGDANNDVMFSFDIESLFTNIPLRETLEIILEQLFPNPEDIFEGFSKKLFKIILELATTTSTFMFTNKLYEQVDGVAMGSPCGPT encoded by the coding sequence atggagactAAAATTAACTACAGgattcgtaagtggaagaaggatggcatactgtcagacgaaacagcttcagcaatgatggcaaAAGGAACACAAattggtattatgtatggtgccccaaagattcacaaaagaggtattcctctgagaccaattctcagcgctattaatacctgctccaatgacctgtccaaacatctagtaactaagctcgcccctctcacaataCATGAATATACcgtgaaaaatacttatgaatttgtcgacttgataaattctgtcggagatgcaaataacgaTGTTATGTTCAGCTTCGAtatcgaaagtttgttcactaacattcccttaagagaaacattggagataattcttgaacagcttttccctaacccagaggatatTTTCGAGGGTTTCagtaaaaaactatttaaaataatattagaattagcTACCACTACATCAACATTCATGTTTactaacaagttatatgagcaggtggatggagtagcaatgggatcgccgtgtggaccaacctag